In the Desulfosporosinus acidiphilus SJ4 genome, AAATCAAAAGGCCCAAAAGGCGTTAATAGATGCGTCCTTTTGGGCTGATTTTGTGTATGGGATTCTCTTATTTTCGAAAGCTGTTTTGCAATACCTTCGATTATCACCTTCGATTATCAAGCTCTTTATCCAATCGTGAGACTTCCACTTCTTGTAAGTGGGAGTGGTCCCCGGTCTCTGCTTCGGTGGGGGTAGAGTCCCACCGAAGCCCCGATGTTCAGCTTTAGCTGAACGAGTTCACTGAAAATGCGGCTGTTAACGACGTGGTCCTACCGGCAGTACAGTTCTTTTATACAGAGGATTAATAATCGCAGCTGCGGAGGCATACCAAGCACAAAGGGCCGTGATAAGACCAAAAACTCCGCCGGGAACACTGGAAATAAAACCGAATTCCGCCAGGTCTAAGAAGATAAAGGTAATTTCCAAAAAGGTAAATACTGCAAGTAAAGCATTGTTTATTCTAAAAGTACCAATCCACATATAAAATGTAAAGATGGTAAAGCCGATGAGATAAAGTCCGGTGGCTGCATGTGCATAATCCCCAAAATTAATAATTTTAAGTGTTTGTAAAATAACCATGGATGCCAAGCTCAGCCAAAATGCCCCGTACGTAGTAAAAGCTACAGCACCAAAGGTATTATTTTTTTTGAATTCCCACATGCCGGCAAGAATTTGGGCAAAACCTCCGTAAAATAAAGCTAAAGGCAAAAACAGAGCACTAAACGCTGCGGGAACAAATTGAGCGTTTGACATACTGAGAATAAATGTCGTGAGGGCAAATCCTGCTAAGCCAAGTGGCCCCGGGTCTGCTATGGAACTTTCACGAATTTCCATGATCTCTGCCAAATCATCCACACTCCTTTTCATTGAGTAGCAAAGGTCTACTATTATTTATCAATGTCTTAACTTTCATCGCCGTATTTCCTTTTTAAGAAATCCAGAACGGCGGCGTCGGCCAACGTTGAAACATCGCCCAATGCCCGGCCTTCGGCAATATCACGGAGAAGTCGCCTCATGATTTTGCCGCTCCTGGTTTTGGGCAATTCGGCTGTTAAATAAATATCATCAGGGCGGGCAATCGAGCCGATTTTACTGGAAACGTGTCCTTTCAGCTCGTCAACAAATCCATCGATGACTTCGATACCTTCTTTTACGGTAACAAAGCAGACAACGGCCTGACCTTTGACAGCATGATCTTTGCCGATACAAGCTGCTTCAGCCACAAGCGGATAATCAACTAAAGCACTTTCCACTTCGGCAGTTCCAATACGATGACCGGAAACATTAATAACATCATCGACACGACCTAAGAGCCAGAAGTAGCCGTCGTCATCCCACTTGGCTCCGTCACCGGTAAAATAATTCTCTTCAAAGTTATTCCAATAGGTTTTAATATAGCGATCGGGGTCATTGTACACGGTCCTGAGCATTGCCGGCCATGGTTCGCGAATGACTAAAAATCCTCCGGAACCTTTCGGTACGGAATTACCGGACTGGTCGACAACCTCAACGTTTATACCGGGGAAAGGAATAGTACATGATCCTGGCTTAGTTTTTGTAACTCCAGGCAGAGGTGTCATCATAATCATGCCGGTTTCAGTTTGCCACCAGGTATCAACGATCGGGCAGCGTTCACCACCGATGTGCTTGTGATACCACATCCATGCTTCGGGATTAATAGGTTCTCCGACAGTACCTAATAATCTCAAGCTGGAAATATTTCTTCCTTCGGGATAGCTTGTTCCCCATTTCATAAATGTCCTGATAGCTGTCGGAGCGGTATAAAGAATAGTAACGCTATATTTTTCAATGATTTCCCA is a window encoding:
- a CDS encoding acetate uptake transporter; amino-acid sequence: MKRSVDDLAEIMEIRESSIADPGPLGLAGFALTTFILSMSNAQFVPAAFSALFLPLALFYGGFAQILAGMWEFKKNNTFGAVAFTTYGAFWLSLASMVILQTLKIINFGDYAHAATGLYLIGFTIFTFYMWIGTFRINNALLAVFTFLEITFIFLDLAEFGFISSVPGGVFGLITALCAWYASAAAIINPLYKRTVLPVGPRR